A single genomic interval of Sphaerodactylus townsendi isolate TG3544 linkage group LG08, MPM_Stown_v2.3, whole genome shotgun sequence harbors:
- the SCG2 gene encoding secretogranin-2, producing MADAKISLLGTALQLALLFALICFANAASFQRYQNIQKDPDYLMKNLQRVPSPDMIKALEYIENLRKQTSSGETSPDYSSNQGTQYILQSKESKDQNYLPDTLKESLSDESQWVKAMLEALRQGEKESKGAPKENKPYGMNLDNIFLDGMADDYDDRSWADTWHKRSRRPHAYFEENSRDSPYKRTNEIVEEQYTPQSLATLESVFQELGKMMGPSNPKKERFEDEQKTYTEDDAYKGNNIAYEDVVGGEDWNPIEEKVESQTQEEINSKEEIEKNEEEIDNEMKRSDILDEAVKSDNKDQTSDDVSRLMDYYLKKMNSDGSDILRDKQSEDKRAARLLRKELDPQTIYQLIEISRNLQIPPEDLIEMLTAGDKHQSEKEQEPELPEDTDETNLDNSDVFKNKMNSLIGYRKPWFNFLPDNLPEDINVEDIINLLGTENINNQKPSYLVNQFNQENSLPRVSYIPGRSKGHQLPKASWLSHLERRQMEQETLNEKEEDLAAYLAKMLAKYPEVINTRQIKQIPLAVSSEDDLQEDDQFEQAFKEHLNQLGSPESDKLSSFNKRLSMAQENDDTQNRPFMDEDVLAKVLEYLNQDKSEKGRDHITKRAMENM from the coding sequence ATGGCTGATGCTAAGATCTCCCTGCTTGGAACAGCTTTGCAGCTTGCCCTTCTTTTTGCCCTAATCTGTTTTGCCAATGCTGCTTCATTTCAACGTTACCAAAACATCCAGAAAGATCCAGATTATCTAATGAAAAACTTGCAAAGGGTGCCAAGCCCAGATATGATCAAAGCTCTGGAATATATAGAAAATCTTAGAAAACAAACTAGCAGTGGAGAAACAAGCCCAGATTATAGCTCCAATCAAGGTACCCAGTACATTCTGCAATCAAAAGAAAGTAAAGACCAGAACTACTTACCAGATACTCTAAAGGAATCTTTATCAGATGAGTCACAGTGGGTTAAGGCAATGTTGGAAGCCCTAAGGCAAGGAGAAAAAGAATCAAAGGGTGCCccaaaagaaaataaaccataTGGAATGAACTTAGACAATATCTTCCTAGATGGAATGGCTGATGATTATGATGATCGTTCTTGGGCTGATACATGGCACAAACGTTCTAGGAGGCCACATGCATATTTTGAAGAAAATTCAAGGGACAGTCCCTATAAACGGACAAATGAAATAGTGGAAGAACAGTACACACCTCAAAGTCTTGCTACTTTGGAATCGGTATTTCAGGAGCTGGGGAAAATGATGGGACCAAGTAACCCTAAAAAAGAAAGGTTTGAAGACGAACAGAAAACGTACACTGAAGATGATGCCTATAAAGGAAATAATATTGCTTATGAGGATGTGGTTGGAGGAGAGGATTGGAACCCAATAGAGGAAAAAGTGGAAAGTCAGACCCAAGAAGAGATCAACAGTAAAGAAGAAATTGagaaaaatgaagaggaaattGATAATGAAATGAAGAGATCAGACATTCTGGATGAAGCTGTGAAAAGTGATAACAAAGATCAAACATCAGATGATGTTTCCAGGTTGATGGACTATTATTTGAAAAAGATGAACAGTGATGGAAGTGACATCTTAAGAGACAAGCAAAGCGAAGACAAGAGAGCAGCCAGACTATTGAGGAAAGAACTTGATCCTCAGACTATTTATCAGTTAATAGAAATATCAAGGAATTTACAAATTCCACCTGAGGATTTAATTGAGATGCTGACTGCCGGAGATAAACATCAGAGTGAAAAGGAACAGGAGCCTGAACTCCCAGAAGACACAGATGAAACAAATTTAGACAATTCAGATGTATTCAAAAATAAGATGAACTCTTTAATTGGTTACAGAAAACCGTGGTTTAATTTTCTGCCAGATAACCTGCCAGAAGACATCAATGTTGAAGATATTATAAATCTTCTAGGAACTGAAAATATTAATAATCAGAAACCCTCTTATCTTGTAAATCAGTTCAATCAAGAAAATAGTTTGCCAAGAGTGTCCTATATCCCTGGAAGATCTAAAGGACACCAGCTACCCAAAGCTTCTTGGCTTAGCCATTTGGAAAGACGACAAATGGAACAGGAAACTCTAAATGAGAAGGAAGAAGACTTAGCAGCTTACTTAGCTAAGATGCTGGCAAAATATCCTGAAGTTATCAATACACGTCAGATTAAACAAATTCCACTTGCAGTCTCCTCTGAGGATGACTTGCAAGAGGACGATCAGTTTGAACAGGCATTCAAAGAACACCTAAACCAACTGGGATCTCCTGAATCAGACAAACTCAGCTCATTCAACAAAAGGCTCTCAATGGCCCAAGAGAATGATGATACACAAAACAGACCATTTATGGATGAGGATGTGCTAGCAAAGGTTCTGGAATATCTAAACCAGGATAAGTCTGAAAAGGGAAGAGACCACATTACTAAAAGGGCAATGGAAAATATGTAA